The stretch of DNA ACCTCGCCAGCAATGCCTGCATCCTCATGATCGCATCCGCCCGCCATGAAGACAACGGCAACTATTACTGCTCCCTGTTACGTGCCTTCAACTGGTTTTAGAAATGGGGAACAAAAGCTTTCTGCGTTTTCCCTTGCAACCCTGACGCACAGCCCTCAACAGGGAGAATGGCAGGAATGGAAAAAGACCCCCTTGCATGCTTGAGCGAGCCCAGCAGTGCTGCGTTGGGCTGCGAGGTGCAGCAACCTCCTCTTCGTCCCCAAACGTCCCCCACGGAGCATCAGAGAGCCCGGCACGGAGTGAGAGctgccagggctcagcccaggAAGGCAGAGGAGCGGGGATCGCTCGCCGCAGTGGGAGGATGGagagctctgccctggctgggctGTCTGGGGCTCTTTCAGTGCTTGGCACAATGCGGGCTTGATCCCGGCTTGGGCTTCGGCGCAGTTTGGCTCATCTAACAATAAAGGTTAATCTTTCGCTACACGGCGTAGACATGGTGCTAGGGGACATGGTCTAgtgggggttttggcagtgttgggttggtggttggcctctatgatcttaaaggtcccttccaacctcaaccattctggtTCTATGTCTGTGGCCTCCCCAGAAGCCCCTTGGGCGCCATGCCCAGGGCAGCGGAGTCGGGAAGCTGAGACGAAGGCACTATGGCGTCCACCCCGGCGGGGTCTCTCGGGCCCGGACGGAGCCGTGTCACCCacccctggcagagcccagcccctCCGGAGACCGCCGCCCACAGCGCCCTGCCTGCGGAGGGCTCCGAGCCCCGCCGCAAGGACCTATCCCCTCCACAGCACCCCCAACGCCGTCCCACGGCCCCCCGCGCCTCCCCTGGCCGCCATCTCCCCTcgcagcccccgcgccccccaTCGGCGCCTGAGGGGAGAAGGACACGTTTAACGGCACGGGCGCTTGTGGGCGCTTTGTCTGAGCGTTTCCGCACAGAAAGAGAATCCGTTTTTCCACAAAAATCCCACAGATTTCATTAAAAACCCATTAATCGCACCGAAGCgctccccggcccgccgccggccgcgccgccccgccgcgcatGCCCAGCCCCGCGCGCACCCACAGGGGCGGGCATTAGGCCGCTTCCACCGGCGCCGGCGTCACGTGGGGAACTGCTGGCGCTGCCATTGGTTGggtgaggaggaaaaggagacgCGTCACGTCCTGGTTACGTCGTTGCGCGTCGGGGTAACGGGGTGGGCGGAGCTGCGCGGAGGAGCAGGATGGTGAGCGGGGGTCGGGGCCCGCCTCCCTCCGCCGCCGGGCCCGCAGGTTCAGCGCGGGGAGGCCGCTTGGCCCGGTCCGCCGCCTTGGTCCGCCCCGGGCAGCGCGTTCCCTCACCTCCGGCTACATGCGGGAGTGAGGGCGCCTGGCTCTGCCCGGGTGGGAGCGGGCTGGGCTGTCTGTGCGGGGCAGCTCGGGCGTGCTGCGGGGTTCCCTCAAAGCTGAATCCGAAAGAGATCCCTGCTGGGCCTGTAATGGTTTGCCGGGCTTTGCAAACGCCCTGGAGTGGCAAaaaggttttgtgctttttgtgttAAGTAACCTGTGTTAAAACTCTGTTTTCTCCTGCTATGTACAAAGTTGGTGTTAGTATTAGGGGACCTTCACATCCCACACCGGTGCAGCGGTCTACCGGTGAAGTTCAAGAAGTTGCTGGTTCCAGGAAAGATTCAGCACATCTTGTGTACAGGAAACCTCTGCACCAAGGAGAGCTATGACTACCTCAGGACTCTGGCTGGGGACATCCATGTTGTTAGGGGGGACTCAGAGGTAATGTTCTGGCTGCTCTTAATTCCTCAGCCCATTTTCCTGCATGCTGTGGTTGTCTCGATGAAACCCGGGGAGTCCTTCAGCACTAGCAATTCCTAGACAGTAATTCACCAAGATAGGAAGTAGGGATGAGtaaggcaaaattattttctagacCTTTCTTGTTGCAATTGCAGCAGGGGAGATAGGGCGCATGGGGGTAATGCATGTACTTGATTCATGTGAACTCTGGCACAAGTCTGTTTGTGATTCCTGTGAGGCTGCTGCAATCTTCCAGCTGACTCTGTAGTTGCAGGAACTGGGGGcttgtgtgtgtttctttacTGCTGGTTAGCCTGACTTGTGTGCAAAGTCCCCactctctgctctgcagctgctcttgcTGGGCAGTGGTACAAGCATCCAGTGGGCCCACACATTGAAAGAGGCCTTGCGCACTTGAATAGCAAAAAGCGGATTCGTGTCTTGGAATGCAGGaacctgcctttctctttctcagaGCCTGAATTATCCTGAGGAGAAGGTTGTAACTGTTGGGCAGTTCAGAATCGGGCTGATTCATGGCCATCAAGTTATTCCCTGGGGTGATGTGgccagcctggcactgctgcAGAGGCAACTGGATGTGGACATTCTCATCTcaggacacacacacagatttgAAGCATTTGAACATGAAAACAAATTCTACATCAACCCAGGATCAGCTACAGGAGCCTACAGTGCTTTGGAAACGTGAGTGAAGGGGGGTCCTGAGCTGCCCAGCGTGGCAGAGCCTGTAGGCGTTACCTGAAATGTGTTTGTTCACCTGCAAGTGTCTGGCCACCGTGCTGCAGAGCGCTGTgaggtgctgtgaggagcaggaggccAGCTTTCTCTCTTCCCGGGGAATGCAACAGGGCTCCCCTGCTGCCAGGGTTTTGCTTCACCCAGGCATTGGGCATGACAGCCTGGCAGCGGTGTGcctggggctgcttcctgggcctgGAGAGGGGGAGTTGCAGCAGCTTCTTGAAGCCATTTTGCTTTGTGGTGTCGTCACAGAAGCTGCATGCTAATATTTTGTAGGCAATCTCACTTCTGGAGGCACTGCCAGCTAAGAGTCTGAGCCTGACCCGACTTAGGCTGTTGAGAGCctggagggctgttctgggctaAGCGCAGCTCTGCTGGAGAAGCTCCTGTCGGTGCCTGCAAACTGCAGTGTTTCCCAGACTGCTGCAGCCCTTGGCGACCAAGCGTATTAGAATACTAAACATAAGCTATGTTAATAGCAAGAAGTGTAAGCTAATTGGGAAGATGATTGACAAAGTATGTTTTCTTTCCAGGAACATCATCCCATCATTTGTACTGATGGATATCCAGGCGTCCACAGTTGTGACTTACGTATACCAGCTAATTGAGGATGATGTGAAAGTAGAAAGAATTGAGTTCAAGAAGTACTGAATCATGTTCAAACCTGCGTGTTGACTTCTCACCgcctttcttcctgctcttcccagctCGGTCGAAGTGGAGGCAGGCCACGGGggggtgctgctgctgcggcgTGTGACCGTGAAGCGACCACAACGCTTGGTTGCTTGTGAGCTTGTAAAAAAACCCGTCAGTCCTGGTTCCCAACCAGAACTTGAAGCGGATGAAACTGCTGACTTACAGAAAGAGGCCTGTGGAAAATATCCTGTGTTTAAGGAGGAGATGTTGTGTTCCTGGCCTAAGGGAGTCACAGAGGGTCACGGTAGCTCAATATTGAACCTCTTCTGTTAAGATGAACATAGAATAATAAATCCCTGTCTTCATGTGTCCAGGTCCTCTTTGATATGCTTCTTAAAGGTGAAGGGGGGCTGGAATTTGGTGTGAGTTGGCTCTGGGGGCTGAAAggaagctgctgtttgcagcaagTTTGAAACTTTTCTCTGTCAGAGAGGCCGGAGGACTCAGGTTGAGCAGACTCATCCCACCTCCTACTTAGGGGCAGCACAGACAGGCAGAGGCAGGTCTGGGAAGGGTGGTGTGGTGGAAATGGGTGTTTGTCCACATGCTCCAGAGCTAGCAGAGGCCAGGGCTGCTCTTCTCATCACTGGGGCGGTGCTGAGCAGCAGGAGCCTCGGTGCTGTGGCGCagtcctgtcctgtcctgggtGGCGCAGGGGCAGCAGCCTGCAGTGGGGTGCACCGTGTCATGGGGTGCTGGTGCGGTGCTGCCACAGAGCCCCGTGGAGAAGTgcctggggcagaggggaaggggagcgcGGCTGGAGGAGCTGTGCTGCCGCAGAGGGATGCTCGACGGGTGGGGGGTGATGCCAGGGTAGCAGACCGGGCTGCAGAGGGTGCTTCAGCTGGGTAGGGCAGAAAAGCATCCCT from Rissa tridactyla isolate bRisTri1 chromosome 13, bRisTri1.patW.cur.20221130, whole genome shotgun sequence encodes:
- the LOC128917055 gene encoding vacuolar protein sorting-associated protein 29-like, whose protein sequence is MLVLVLGDLHIPHRCSGLPVKFKKLLVPGKIQHILCTGNLCTKESYDYLRTLAGDIHVVRGDSESLNYPEEKVVTVGQFRIGLIHGHQVIPWGDVASLALLQRQLDVDILISGHTHRFEAFEHENKFYINPGSATGAYSALETNIIPSFVLMDIQASTVVTYVYQLIEDDVKVERIEFKKY